Proteins encoded within one genomic window of Bacillus thuringiensis:
- a CDS encoding YktB family protein produces MTLQTFKSTDFEVFTVDGLEERMSAIKTNIHPKLEALGEQFAAYLSKQTDENFFYHVAKHARRKVNPPNDTWVAFSTNKRGYKMLPHFQIGLWGTHAFIYFGLIYECPQKVETAHAFLEHLNDLKTNIPNDFVWSIDHTKPSVKLHKTLETEDLQKMIERLATVKKAELLVGIHISPEEFSAMTNEQFLAKIESTMQSLLPLYSLCNR; encoded by the coding sequence ATGACACTACAAACATTCAAATCAACTGATTTTGAGGTCTTTACAGTTGATGGTCTCGAAGAACGAATGAGTGCAATTAAAACGAACATTCATCCTAAGCTAGAAGCTTTAGGGGAACAGTTTGCAGCGTATTTATCCAAACAAACTGATGAGAACTTTTTTTATCATGTAGCAAAACACGCACGTCGCAAAGTCAATCCACCAAACGATACTTGGGTTGCTTTTTCAACAAATAAACGAGGATATAAAATGCTACCACATTTCCAAATTGGATTATGGGGTACTCATGCCTTCATATACTTTGGTTTAATCTATGAGTGTCCACAAAAAGTGGAGACGGCTCACGCCTTCTTAGAACATTTAAATGATTTAAAAACAAATATTCCAAATGACTTCGTTTGGTCCATTGACCATACTAAACCAAGTGTAAAATTACATAAAACACTCGAGACAGAAGACTTACAAAAGATGATTGAACGGCTAGCTACTGTGAAAAAAGCAGAATTATTAGTTGGTATTCATATATCACCAGAGGAGTTTTCAGCAATGACCAACGAACAATTCCTTGCTAAGATTGAATCTACGATGCAATCACTCCTTCCTCTATATTCTCTTTGTAATCGATAG
- a CDS encoding DUF5325 family protein, which translates to MEHIQYRFLLTAIIGVIFLIGIGIMVAENSPIGIIICIIGTFVTVGYGFVTKRKMRKSQ; encoded by the coding sequence ATGGAACACATTCAATATCGCTTTTTATTAACTGCAATTATCGGTGTTATTTTCTTAATCGGTATCGGCATTATGGTTGCTGAAAATAGTCCCATCGGTATTATCATTTGCATTATCGGCACATTTGTTACAGTTGGATACGGTTTTGTAACAAAAAGAAAAATGCGCAAATCGCAATAA
- a CDS encoding inositol monophosphatase family protein → MQEVWKDIDAHAKQWIRDAGERLMASMKKALIIETKSNAADLVTNMDREIEQFLIGKIKETFPNHSILGEEGYGDEVTSSDGVVWLIDPIDGTMNFVHQKRNFAISIGIYENGIGKIGLIYDPVHDELYHALKGTGAFCNEVPITLLEKGTVEQGIVALNAIWLTDNPLLNMESMMALVKKARGTRSYGCAALEMVYVATGRIDAYVTPRLSPWDFGGGQIIVEEVGGKVTTFSGAPLSIVEKSSVLVAKPGVYEEVLRFISE, encoded by the coding sequence ATGCAAGAAGTATGGAAAGACATCGATGCACACGCCAAGCAGTGGATTCGAGATGCGGGAGAGCGTTTAATGGCATCAATGAAAAAAGCACTTATTATAGAAACGAAATCCAATGCAGCTGATTTAGTAACAAATATGGATCGAGAAATAGAACAGTTTTTAATTGGGAAAATTAAAGAAACATTCCCGAATCATAGTATTTTAGGGGAAGAAGGTTATGGAGATGAGGTAACTTCTTCTGATGGGGTTGTTTGGTTAATTGATCCAATTGATGGCACAATGAACTTTGTTCATCAAAAGAGAAATTTTGCAATTTCAATTGGAATTTATGAGAACGGTATCGGAAAGATTGGACTTATTTATGATCCAGTTCATGATGAATTATATCATGCGTTAAAGGGGACTGGAGCATTTTGTAATGAAGTACCAATAACTTTATTGGAAAAAGGGACTGTAGAGCAAGGTATTGTAGCTTTAAATGCGATATGGCTTACCGACAATCCATTGCTTAATATGGAAAGTATGATGGCACTTGTTAAGAAAGCAAGGGGCACGAGATCATATGGCTGTGCAGCGTTAGAGATGGTATACGTTGCAACAGGAAGAATAGATGCATATGTAACGCCGAGATTATCACCGTGGGATTTTGGCGGGGGACAGATAATTGTAGAGGAAGTTGGAGGCAAGGTGACAACATTTTCTGGGGCACCGCTTTCTATCGTAGAGAAAAGCAGCGTATTAGTTGCAAAACCAGGGGTGTATGAAGAGGTGTTACGATTTATATCTGAGTAA